One window of the Candidatus Zixiibacteriota bacterium genome contains the following:
- the rplL gene encoding 50S ribosomal subunit protein L7/L12 (Evidence 2a : Function from experimental evidences in other organisms; PubMedId : 10094780, 3309338, 377281, 4573678, 773698, 8603708, 9298646, 9515737, 9600841, 9868784; Product type s : structure), translated as MIREGRGLRRNKKENERINKVASENAVINEIVEKIASLSAMELADLSKAIQDKFGVTPMAPVAVAAGPAGGGAAAVEEKTQFDLILNGAGDKKIQVIKVVRELTGLGLKEAKDLVDGAPKKVKEGISKDEAKAAMEKLQEVGAQVEIK; from the coding sequence TTGATCAGAGAAGGCCGCGGGTTAAGACGAAATAAGAAAGAAAATGAAAGGATAAACAAAGTGGCTTCAGAAAACGCAGTAATCAATGAAATAGTTGAGAAGATAGCTTCTCTTTCCGCGATGGAACTGGCGGATTTGTCAAAAGCGATTCAGGACAAGTTCGGCGTGACGCCGATGGCGCCGGTGGCGGTAGCGGCCGGTCCGGCCGGAGGCGGTGCCGCGGCGGTGGAGGAGAAGACGCAGTTCGATCTTATTCTCAACGGTGCCGGAGACAAAAAGATCCAGGTAATCAAAGTGGTTCGTGAACTTACCGGTCTCGGTTTGAAAGAGGCCAAGGATCTGGTTGACGGTGCGCCCAAAAAGGTAAAAGAAGGGATTTCCAAGGACGAGGCGAAGGCGGCGATGGAGAAACTACAGGAAGTCGGCGCCCAGGTTGAGATTAAGTAA
- the rplK gene encoding 50S ribosomal protein L11 (Evidence 2a : Function from experimental evidences in other organisms; Product type s : structure) produces MAKKVLTTIKLQIPAGAANPAPPVGPALGQHGVNIMEFCKAFNAQTQHLGGITTPVVITVYVDKTFTFVTKTPPASVLLVKAAGLQKGSGEPNRNKVGKVSMQQVREIAELKMVDLNAATLETAMSMVAGTARSMGIEVEG; encoded by the coding sequence TTGGCGAAGAAAGTACTAACAACGATTAAATTGCAGATTCCTGCCGGTGCGGCCAATCCGGCTCCGCCGGTCGGACCGGCCCTGGGGCAGCACGGTGTCAATATCATGGAGTTTTGCAAGGCGTTTAACGCCCAGACCCAGCATCTGGGGGGCATTACAACGCCCGTGGTCATCACGGTTTATGTCGACAAGACATTCACGTTCGTGACCAAGACGCCGCCGGCATCGGTTCTGCTGGTCAAGGCGGCCGGTTTACAAAAAGGTTCGGGAGAGCCGAACCGCAACAAGGTGGGAAAAGTTTCCATGCAGCAGGTCCGCGAGATCGCCGAGTTGAAAATGGTTGATCTCAATGCGGCGACCCTGGAAACGGCGATGTCAATGGTGGCGGGAACGGCCCGTTCCATGGGAATTGAAGTAGAAGGTTAA
- the rpoB gene encoding RNA polymerase, beta subunit (Evidence 2a : Function from experimental evidences in other organisms; PubMedId : 2068078, 377281, 6266829, 7011900, 9893021; Product type e : enzyme) produces the protein MANKTKPERISYGTISDAAEMPDLLDIQLESYNTFLQTDIAPEKRANQGLQQIFKEIFPITDINENFVLEFVNYSLGTARYSIDECRERNMTFAAPLRATLRLMSKQGEGEEKQVKDVIEQDVYLGELPLLTRWGTFIINGAERVIVSQLHRSPGVFFDEETHPNGKILYSARIIPYRGSWLEFVVDVNDIMFVHIDSRRKLPVTTLLRAVGYATDEELISTFYNVVATELAGKKAEAFIGQVAAESIVNKETGEIIAAAGDFIEENTFDKIKEAGVKKVKLIERTNVRDALVIVNTIKKDPTKSREDALSRIYSLLRPGEPPTMEMAEALLEKLFFNTKRYDLGEVGRYMINQRLGLEIPLTTTVLDVKDILSIINYLTALRNGTGFVDDIDHLGNRRARTVGELLSNLFSVGLSRVAKAIRERLSLKDSEPVTPQLLINARTVSAVIDTFFGSSQLSQFMDQTNPLSELTHKRRLSALGPGGLTRERAGFEVRDVHHTHYGRICPIETPEGPNIGLIASMSTFARINKYGFLETPYRKVKKGKVTDEIVFLTADEEDRYVIAQADEPIDKNGHFANELVKARSRADYPVVKPEEVDYVDVSPKQIVSVAASLIPFLEHDDANRALMGSNMQRQAVPLLVTQAPIVGTGMEEKVAIDSGAAMTARRPGTVVYAAADKIIIKPSARPKTDELGFYEDDEYPLTKFRRSNQDTCINYRPAVKEGDAVDPGTVIADGPGTEAGELALGYNVTVAFMPWRGYNFEDAIIVSERLIRDDIFTSLHIEEFELQVRDTKRGSEEITREIPNVSEEALLNLDERGIVRVGAEVEAGDILVGKVTPKGETELSPEERLLRAIFGEKAGDVKDASLKAPPGMKGVVIDTKVFSRKERTEEAKKQEKTEIAHIKRHFGKLKLNIVNHRNHRMAEMLDGQTSSTIRATADNSVLVRAGHKYDAAHMETFDYDAAYAPDGYTDNASLNKKVDNILRQAADLVAVKDAEMAVEIDKVVRGAELPPGVKQLVKVKIAIRRKLSVGDKMAGRHGNKGVVSRVVPIEDMPYLSDGSPVDILLNPLGVPSRMNVGQILETHLGWAAQRLNVRVATPVFDGATMEQIREKLKEAGLPESGKVRLLDGYTGDPFNSEVTVGNIYMMKLSHLVDDKIHARSIGPYSLVTQQPLGGKAQFGGQRFGEMEVWAMEAYGAAYALQELLTVKSDDVTGRSKVYEAIVKGENPPGPGIPESFNVLIKELQSLGLDVKLVEK, from the coding sequence TTGGCCAACAAAACAAAGCCGGAGAGAATTAGCTACGGAACCATAAGCGATGCGGCCGAGATGCCGGATCTGCTGGATATTCAGCTGGAATCGTACAATACTTTTCTCCAGACAGACATTGCTCCGGAAAAGAGGGCCAATCAGGGCCTGCAGCAGATTTTCAAGGAAATCTTTCCCATCACGGATATCAACGAAAATTTCGTTTTGGAATTCGTGAATTATTCTCTCGGGACGGCCCGCTATTCGATTGATGAATGCCGGGAACGGAACATGACTTTTGCGGCCCCGCTGCGCGCCACCCTGCGACTGATGTCCAAGCAAGGTGAGGGAGAAGAAAAGCAGGTAAAGGATGTAATCGAACAGGATGTTTATCTCGGGGAGCTGCCGCTTCTGACGCGCTGGGGAACTTTTATCATAAATGGCGCCGAGAGGGTGATAGTTTCCCAGTTGCATCGTTCGCCGGGGGTATTTTTCGATGAAGAGACCCATCCCAACGGCAAGATTCTCTATTCAGCCCGTATAATTCCGTATCGCGGCAGTTGGCTGGAATTCGTGGTGGACGTCAATGATATCATGTTCGTGCATATCGATTCGCGGCGTAAATTGCCGGTGACGACATTACTGCGCGCGGTCGGGTACGCCACGGACGAAGAACTCATAAGCACTTTTTATAATGTAGTAGCGACGGAACTCGCCGGGAAGAAGGCCGAGGCCTTCATCGGCCAGGTGGCGGCGGAATCGATTGTTAATAAAGAAACCGGCGAAATTATCGCGGCCGCCGGCGATTTTATCGAAGAGAATACGTTCGATAAAATAAAAGAGGCCGGGGTCAAAAAAGTGAAATTGATCGAGCGAACCAATGTGCGTGACGCTCTGGTCATTGTCAATACAATCAAGAAGGACCCCACCAAGAGCCGTGAAGATGCTTTATCAAGGATCTATTCTCTTCTTCGGCCGGGGGAGCCGCCGACCATGGAAATGGCCGAAGCGCTTCTGGAAAAATTGTTTTTCAATACCAAGCGCTATGATTTGGGGGAAGTCGGCCGGTATATGATAAATCAGCGCCTCGGGCTGGAGATTCCCCTGACCACGACGGTGCTGGATGTGAAAGATATACTCTCAATCATAAATTATCTGACGGCCCTCCGCAACGGGACCGGCTTTGTCGATGATATCGACCATCTGGGGAACCGCCGCGCCCGAACCGTGGGGGAATTGCTGTCGAATCTGTTTTCGGTGGGACTCTCGCGAGTGGCCAAGGCGATACGAGAGCGGCTTTCGCTAAAGGACAGCGAACCGGTGACCCCGCAACTTCTGATTAACGCCCGGACGGTGTCGGCCGTGATCGATACATTCTTCGGGTCATCACAATTATCGCAGTTTATGGATCAGACCAATCCGTTGTCGGAGCTGACTCACAAGCGGCGCCTGTCGGCTCTGGGGCCGGGCGGCTTAACCAGGGAAAGAGCCGGCTTCGAGGTCCGCGACGTGCATCATACCCATTATGGACGAATTTGCCCGATCGAGACGCCGGAAGGGCCGAATATCGGTTTGATTGCATCGATGTCGACCTTCGCCCGCATAAATAAATATGGATTTTTGGAGACGCCGTATCGAAAGGTCAAAAAAGGGAAAGTCACCGATGAAATCGTGTTCCTGACGGCGGACGAAGAGGACCGGTATGTGATCGCCCAGGCCGACGAACCGATCGACAAGAACGGTCATTTCGCCAACGAACTGGTCAAGGCGAGAAGCCGGGCGGACTACCCGGTAGTGAAACCGGAAGAGGTCGATTATGTCGATGTCTCGCCCAAGCAGATTGTATCCGTGGCGGCCTCGCTGATTCCGTTCCTTGAGCACGATGACGCTAACCGCGCCCTGATGGGATCAAACATGCAGAGGCAGGCGGTGCCTCTCCTGGTAACACAGGCCCCGATTGTGGGCACCGGGATGGAGGAGAAGGTGGCAATCGATTCCGGGGCGGCCATGACGGCGCGCCGTCCGGGGACCGTGGTCTATGCCGCGGCCGACAAAATCATAATCAAGCCTTCGGCGCGTCCCAAGACCGATGAACTCGGCTTTTACGAGGATGATGAATATCCGTTGACCAAATTCCGCCGTTCCAACCAGGACACCTGCATTAATTATCGACCCGCGGTCAAGGAAGGGGATGCGGTTGATCCGGGGACGGTAATTGCGGACGGTCCGGGAACGGAGGCCGGAGAATTGGCCCTGGGATATAATGTAACGGTGGCTTTTATGCCGTGGCGGGGATACAATTTTGAAGATGCTATAATTGTCTCGGAGCGATTGATCCGGGATGATATTTTTACATCGCTGCATATAGAGGAATTCGAACTTCAGGTTCGCGATACCAAGCGGGGCTCGGAAGAAATCACGAGGGAAATCCCGAATGTTTCCGAAGAGGCGCTTCTGAATCTCGATGAGCGCGGAATCGTGCGTGTGGGCGCCGAAGTCGAGGCCGGCGATATCCTGGTGGGCAAAGTGACCCCCAAAGGAGAAACCGAACTCTCGCCCGAGGAAAGACTTTTGCGGGCGATATTCGGCGAGAAGGCCGGAGACGTCAAGGATGCTTCGTTGAAGGCGCCGCCGGGAATGAAGGGTGTCGTTATCGATACCAAGGTCTTTTCGCGGAAGGAAAGGACCGAGGAAGCCAAGAAGCAGGAGAAAACCGAGATTGCGCATATCAAGCGGCATTTCGGGAAGTTGAAACTGAATATAGTCAATCACCGCAATCACCGCATGGCGGAGATGCTGGACGGTCAAACGAGCAGTACGATTCGAGCGACCGCCGATAATTCGGTGCTGGTCCGGGCCGGGCATAAGTATGATGCCGCTCATATGGAAACGTTCGATTATGATGCGGCCTATGCGCCGGACGGCTACACGGATAATGCTTCGCTGAATAAGAAAGTGGACAATATCTTACGGCAGGCGGCCGACTTGGTGGCGGTCAAGGATGCCGAGATGGCGGTTGAAATCGACAAAGTGGTACGCGGAGCGGAGTTGCCCCCGGGTGTCAAGCAACTGGTGAAAGTCAAAATTGCCATCCGCCGTAAGCTGTCGGTCGGCGACAAGATGGCGGGACGCCACGGCAACAAGGGAGTCGTCTCTCGGGTGGTACCGATTGAAGATATGCCGTATCTTTCGGACGGATCACCGGTGGATATTCTGTTGAATCCGCTCGGGGTGCCGTCCCGTATGAATGTCGGCCAGATTCTGGAAACCCACCTCGGCTGGGCGGCGCAGAGACTGAATGTTCGGGTGGCGACGCCGGTGTTCGACGGGGCGACCATGGAACAGATCCGGGAGAAACTGAAGGAAGCGGGTTTGCCGGAAAGCGGCAAGGTTCGCCTTCTGGACGGTTACACGGGGGATCCGTTCAACAGCGAAGTGACGGTCGGAAATATATATATGATGAAACTGTCACACCTGGTGGACGACAAGATTCACGCCCGGTCGATTGGCCCTTACAGTCTGGTCACCCAGCAGCCGCTCGGCGGCAAGGCCCAATTCGGCGGCCAGCGATTCGGAGAAATGGAAGTCTGGGCGATGGAAGCGTACGGAGCGGCGTATGCCCTGCAGGAACTTCTGACGGTAAAATCGGATGATGTCACCGGCCGGAGCAAGGTGTACGAGGCGATTGTAAAGGGCGAGAATCCGCCGGGACCCGGCATTCCGGAGTCGTTCAATGTTCTTATAAAAGAACTGCAGTCGCTGGGATTGGATGTCAAGCTGGTAGAGAAGTGA
- the rpmG gene encoding 50S ribosomal protein L33: MPRDQIALACNECKRRNYNTSKNKRLHPERVEYKKYCPFCNKHTVHKETR, encoded by the coding sequence ATGCCCAGAGATCAGATTGCGTTGGCGTGCAACGAATGCAAGAGAAGAAATTATAACACGTCGAAGAACAAGAGACTCCATCCGGAGCGGGTGGAATACAAGAAGTACTGCCCCTTCTGCAATAAGCACACGGTGCATAAGGAGACCAGGTAA
- the secE gene encoding Protein translocase subunit SecE, whose amino-acid sequence MFGKFVKFLKEVRAELGKVTWPTRQELIGSTIVTIVVTLIISIFIGVVDRLLTLATKTIFG is encoded by the coding sequence ATGTTTGGCAAATTTGTAAAATTTCTGAAGGAAGTACGGGCGGAGCTGGGCAAGGTCACCTGGCCGACCCGTCAGGAACTAATCGGTTCCACGATTGTTACCATCGTGGTCACACTGATTATCTCGATATTTATCGGGGTAGTGGATCGTCTTTTGACCCTGGCGACAAAAACCATATTCGGGTAA
- the rplA gene encoding 50S ribosomal subunit protein L1 (Evidence 2a : Function from experimental evidences in other organisms; Product type s : structure), with amino-acid sequence MQHSKRYKGYYEQVDRTKYYLLPDAVKLIKANAKCKFDESVEVAARLGVDPKHADQMVRGTVALPNGTGKKIRVLVFAAGEKDAEAKAAGADFVGTDDLVEKIQGGWLDFDVAVATPDMMKIIGRLGKILGTRGLMPNPKAGTVTMDIGRTVKELKAGRIEYRVDRQANIAVAVGKVSFTEEALIENIKTFVDALVKAKPAAAKGQYLKSLSVCSTMGVGLKLDYQSLLADLKK; translated from the coding sequence ATGCAGCATTCAAAAAGGTACAAAGGGTATTATGAGCAGGTTGACCGGACCAAGTACTACCTGCTTCCTGATGCCGTAAAATTAATCAAAGCAAACGCCAAATGCAAATTCGACGAATCGGTGGAAGTGGCGGCCCGTCTGGGGGTCGATCCGAAACACGCCGACCAGATGGTGCGCGGAACGGTGGCTCTTCCGAACGGAACGGGCAAGAAAATCCGGGTGCTGGTATTTGCGGCCGGGGAAAAAGACGCCGAAGCCAAAGCGGCCGGAGCCGATTTTGTCGGGACCGATGATTTGGTGGAGAAGATTCAGGGGGGGTGGCTTGATTTCGACGTCGCGGTGGCAACTCCGGACATGATGAAAATTATCGGCCGCCTGGGGAAGATTTTGGGCACGAGAGGCTTGATGCCCAACCCCAAAGCCGGGACGGTGACGATGGATATCGGGAGAACGGTAAAGGAATTGAAGGCGGGGCGAATCGAATACCGCGTGGATCGTCAGGCAAATATAGCGGTGGCGGTAGGAAAGGTCTCGTTCACCGAGGAAGCCCTGATAGAAAATATTAAGACATTCGTGGATGCGCTGGTCAAGGCCAAACCGGCCGCAGCCAAGGGACAATATTTGAAAAGTCTTTCAGTTTGCTCAACGATGGGCGTCGGACTTAAACTTGATTACCAGTCGCTTCTGGCGGATCTGAAGAAATAG
- a CDS encoding hypothetical protein (Evidence 5 : Unknown function) → MGKETCDRLIRAAVLIDEGLDEHEDNKLKNGIRILDQINPDTLNEGNRGELHYYYGNAWWNLWLLHLRADARLSWSWTAEEAQRAVFYYRSSLANLSDSPKDYCRRYQAFINLGNALNTFGRFVEAQRY, encoded by the coding sequence GTGGGGAAAGAAACATGTGACCGTCTTATTAGGGCGGCGGTATTAATTGATGAGGGATTAGATGAGCATGAAGATAACAAACTTAAAAATGGAATAAGAATTCTTGATCAAATCAATCCCGATACGTTGAATGAGGGAAATCGTGGCGAGCTTCACTACTACTATGGGAACGCTTGGTGGAACCTTTGGCTCCTCCACCTTCGCGCTGATGCAAGACTCAGCTGGAGTTGGACTGCTGAAGAGGCACAGAGAGCCGTTTTCTATTATCGTTCGTCGCTGGCCAACCTTTCTGATTCACCCAAAGACTACTGCCGACGCTATCAGGCATTCATAAACCTTGGCAATGCGCTTAATACTTTCGGCCGATTTGTTGAAGCACAACGGTACTAG
- a CDS encoding conserved hypothetical protein (Evidence 4 : Unknown function but conserved in other organisms), translating to MPAGMAVANRGLGLIHYGKLLYDPGHTQTLQQKAYHFLKEGYGLGLESGAIELVKKWLAEVECFYGHKSLNAKVDLDSYPIGDSDAEQAYRRWCLAECLYLNPLNDIGPHTIAARDIFHLPPLVTPIDVGPGYHGLFNQLKQEFIAARSLFYEGRQADGETCYSDHDMFLYDTLDYPRYGLAVERQRQAFRMAYSILDKIAYYINEYYCVGLNQNKVFLRSVWFASSGPKKGQLLPVFADRENWPLRGLYFLSRDLYQLEVEHREVLDPMAKGLSDLRNSLEHRYLKIHDIVPPSATERVQLPSHLIDELAHSIYLDEFREKSLHLLRLARAALIYLSLSIRQEEERKQTSRTSPMAPTALALWKPGS from the coding sequence TTGCCCGCCGGCATGGCCGTGGCCAATCGTGGGCTGGGGTTGATACATTACGGAAAACTGCTTTACGATCCCGGTCATACACAAACGCTGCAACAAAAAGCTTACCACTTCCTTAAGGAAGGATATGGCCTCGGGTTAGAGTCGGGTGCAATCGAATTGGTAAAAAAGTGGCTCGCTGAAGTGGAATGTTTCTACGGCCACAAATCTCTAAATGCAAAGGTAGATCTCGATTCGTATCCAATCGGCGACTCCGACGCTGAACAGGCTTATAGGCGGTGGTGCCTTGCGGAGTGTTTATATCTGAATCCGCTGAATGATATAGGTCCACACACAATTGCAGCCCGCGACATATTCCACCTCCCTCCCTTGGTGACGCCTATTGACGTCGGCCCAGGATATCACGGTCTTTTCAATCAGCTGAAACAGGAGTTCATCGCCGCGCGATCGCTTTTCTACGAAGGGCGCCAAGCTGACGGTGAAACTTGCTACAGCGATCATGACATGTTTCTATATGATACCCTAGATTATCCGCGATATGGGTTGGCAGTCGAGAGACAACGCCAAGCCTTTCGAATGGCGTACTCCATCTTGGACAAGATCGCGTATTATATAAATGAGTATTATTGTGTTGGGTTAAATCAGAACAAAGTTTTTTTAAGGAGTGTATGGTTTGCGTCTTCAGGTCCTAAGAAGGGTCAATTGCTCCCTGTTTTCGCTGATAGAGAGAACTGGCCGCTAAGAGGGCTATATTTTCTTTCGAGAGACTTGTATCAGCTTGAAGTTGAGCATCGCGAAGTACTCGACCCAATGGCAAAGGGACTTAGTGATCTGCGCAATAGCCTTGAACATCGATACTTAAAAATACATGATATTGTGCCACCATCTGCGACGGAAAGGGTCCAACTGCCAAGTCATTTGATCGATGAGCTCGCTCACTCCATCTATTTGGATGAATTTCGGGAAAAATCGCTGCATCTATTGAGGCTGGCCCGCGCGGCACTAATTTATCTGTCCCTTTCTATCCGGCAAGAAGAGGAACGGAAGCAGACAAGCAGGACTAGTCCAATGGCTCCCACGGCGCTAGCTCTTTGGAAACCAGGAAGCTGA
- a CDS encoding 50S ribosomal protein L10 (fragment): MPKPEKLQSVDEVKKYLTDAKAVFVTDYSGLNVEDMTKLRKNLRESSVKYLVAKNTLIKIAAKDTNFENIVGHLAGQTALAFGFDDPSVPAKILYNSFKERQKPVIKAFVLDNQLFTGKDVLRLAELPSREVLLSQIVSAVESPFSSLIMSLDGVFQELIGTVDALAKSKG; encoded by the coding sequence ATGCCGAAACCAGAAAAATTACAATCAGTTGATGAAGTAAAGAAATATTTGACCGACGCCAAAGCGGTATTCGTGACCGACTACTCCGGTTTGAATGTTGAAGATATGACGAAACTCCGCAAGAATCTTCGCGAGAGTTCCGTGAAGTATCTGGTGGCCAAAAATACTTTGATAAAGATTGCCGCCAAAGATACGAATTTCGAGAATATTGTCGGCCACCTGGCCGGTCAGACGGCGCTGGCCTTCGGATTCGATGATCCGTCGGTCCCGGCCAAAATTCTGTATAATTCTTTCAAAGAGCGGCAGAAACCGGTAATAAAGGCGTTTGTTCTTGATAATCAGCTTTTTACCGGTAAGGATGTTTTGCGCCTGGCCGAGTTGCCGTCGCGCGAAGTTCTCCTTTCGCAGATAGTATCCGCCGTCGAATCACCGTTCAGTTCACTGATTATGTCGTTGGACGGTGTCTTCCAGGAATTGATCGGGACGGTGGACGCACTGGCGAAATCGAAAGGTTGA
- the nusG gene encoding transcription termination factor (Evidence 2a : Function from experimental evidences in other organisms; PubMedId : 10383769, 1532577, 2137819, 7505669, 8422985, 9571053, 9600841; Product type f : factor), protein MALRWYVVHTYSGHEQKAKKYLESAIANSAMESKFGRILIPTEQVTEMKQGKRSTSTKKFLPSYILVEMDLDQESQNLVVSTPSITNFVGAAGKPHALLENEVERIIGQIDRSRTAETTDVPYQAGDPVKVIDGPFADFSGFVSEVNLERKKIKVMVSIFGRPTPVELDFLQIEPVKQKA, encoded by the coding sequence ATGGCGTTACGCTGGTATGTAGTTCATACCTATTCCGGGCACGAGCAGAAGGCCAAGAAGTACCTGGAATCGGCAATTGCGAATTCCGCAATGGAGAGCAAATTCGGCCGCATTCTGATCCCGACGGAGCAAGTGACCGAAATGAAGCAGGGCAAAAGGTCGACCTCGACCAAGAAATTTCTGCCGAGTTATATTCTGGTAGAAATGGATCTGGATCAGGAGTCACAGAATCTGGTGGTTTCGACGCCGAGCATCACCAATTTTGTCGGTGCGGCCGGAAAGCCGCATGCACTTCTGGAAAATGAGGTAGAGCGAATCATAGGTCAGATTGATCGATCCCGGACGGCCGAGACGACCGACGTACCGTACCAGGCAGGCGATCCGGTCAAAGTAATCGACGGACCATTTGCCGATTTTTCGGGATTTGTGAGCGAAGTCAATCTGGAACGCAAGAAGATAAAGGTAATGGTTTCGATATTCGGACGTCCCACGCCGGTGGAGCTTGATTTTCTTCAGATAGAGCCGGTTAAACAGAAAGCATGA